The proteins below come from a single Magallana gigas chromosome 10, xbMagGiga1.1, whole genome shotgun sequence genomic window:
- the LOC136272244 gene encoding tripartite motif-containing protein 3-like, giving the protein MDPKGNWVQDVLRCHLCETPVPPMYCDICHIHLCKACVGEHLSDESTEHKVVPFKKRGSTTKCQNHFSKVCELFCKQCDIPICVKCASSKEHKGHEFIDVVETLENQKGIILNDLQELEKSNYPKYQEIASIIPVMKADLNENSKKLTKAIEKHEEDLCREIDTMIKKLKSDLNEMDSKYLTVLNKQENEITRTIFEIKQSIADLKKLLNSNDVSHISAYKSRNYEFRRLPPKLTATLPKFTPEKINKEQLYEQFGSLSALSIKTEEHGYTMDSPIAESSPPDRPLINVPRVITEINTEFGRNNPLRLVSCQSDEDVWTCGIDNMMRLYKLQGELMKSVQTKSGNTPYYIALTRSGDLVYTDEDDRTVNIVKNTHIQTVIRLRGWRPLSFCCTFSGDILVVVNSNNDKQTKVVRYFGSMEKQSIQYNDKGQPLYSTGFPKFICENRILDICVSEYDARAVVVVNQAGKLRFTYTGKSSSTTLRSACDIATDSQSHILIADCDNHRIHILDQDGQFLRFIDNCHLQDPWGLCVDTRDNLFVTEFYSGKVKKIQYNK; this is encoded by the coding sequence ATGGACCCCAAGGGTAATTGGGTCCAGGATGTCTTACGGTGCCATCTGTGTGAGACTCCGGTCCCtcctatgtactgtgacatttgtcacatacatctgtgtaaagcctgtgtAGGGGAGCATCTCTCAGACGAATCCACAGAACACAAAGTGGTGCCATTTAAAAAGCGGGGTTCAACTACGAAATGTCAAAACCATTTCTCAAAAGTTTGTGAACTTTTCTGTAAACAATgcgacattcctatttgtgtaaAGTGTGCTTCTTCTAAAGAACACAAAGGTCATGAATTTATTGACGTGGTGGAAACACTAGAAAACCAAAAAGGAATCATACTCAATGATTTACAAGAACTAGAGAAATCCAACTATCCTAAATATCAGGAGATTGCATCTATCATCCCGGTTATGAAAGCTGATCTGAATGAAAACTCCAAGAAACTGACAAAAGCTATTGAGAAACATGAAGAAGACTTGTgcagagaaatagacaccatgATCAAGAAACTGAAATCAGATCTTAATGAAATGGACTCCAAATATCTGACTGTACTAAATAAACAGGAAAATGAAATCACCCGCACTATTTTTGAAATCAAACAGAGCATTGCTGATCTGAAGAAGTTACTAAACTCAAATGATGTCAGTCATATCTCTGCCTATAAATCCAGGAATTATGAATttagaagattgcctcctaaactcacagctaccttaccaaaatttacccctgagaaaataaacaaagaacagctttatgaacagtttggttctctgtcagcgttatctatcaaaacagaagaacatggctacacaatGGATTCTCCTATTGCAGAGTCCTCTCCCCCAGACAGACCGCTCATTAATGTACCACGGGTCATCACAGAAATAAATACCGAGTTTGGACGTAATAATCCATTACGCCTTGTGTCATGTCAGAGTGATGAAGACGTTTGGACATGTGGTATTGACAATATGATGAGACTCTACAAACTGCAGGGTGAACTAatgaagtcagtccaaaccaagtcagggaacacTCCATACTACATAGCattgacaaggagtggggatttAGTTTATACAGATGAagatgatagaactgtgaacatagtgaagaatacacatatacagacagtgatcagactacggggGTGGAGACCTCTTAGTTTCTGTTGTACCTTTTCTGGTGACATCCTGGTTGTCGTAAACAGTaataatgataaacaaacaaaggTTGTGCGTTACTTTGGCTCCAtggagaaacaaagtattcaatacaatgacaaaggacaacctctctattcaacAGGTTTCCCTAAATTCATCTGTGAAAACAGGATCCTAGATATATGTGTGTCAGAGTATGAcgcccgtgcagtagtggtggtcaaccAGGCCGGGAAACTTCGCTTTACCTACACTGGTAAAAGCTCTAGTACTACCTTGCGAAGTGCATGCGACATCGCTACAGACAGCCAGAGTCACATCCTAATAGCAGACTGTGACaaccaccgtatccacatcctggaccaggacggacagttcctccgcttcattgacaactgtcatttacaggatccatggggtttatgtgtggacaccagggACAACCTCTTTGTGACCGAGTTTTACTCGggtaaagtgaaaaaaatccaatataacaaataa